A stretch of Bos indicus x Bos taurus breed Angus x Brahman F1 hybrid chromosome 17, Bos_hybrid_MaternalHap_v2.0, whole genome shotgun sequence DNA encodes these proteins:
- the ABCE1 gene encoding ATP-binding cassette sub-family E member 1, translating to MADKLTRIAIVNHDKCKPKKCRQECKKSCPVVRMGKLCIEVTAQSKIAWISETLCIGCGICIKKCPFGALSIVNLPSNLEKETTHRYCANAFKLHRLPIPRPGEVLGLVGTNGIGKSTALKILAGKQKPNLGKYDDPPDWQEILTYFRGSELQNYFTKILEDDLKAIIKPQYVDQIPKAAKGTVGSILDRKDETKTQAIVCQQLDLTHLKERNVEDLSGGELQRFACAVVCIQKADIFMFDEPSSYLDVKQRLKAAITIRSLINPDRYIIVVEHDLSVLDYLSDFICCLYGVPSAYGVVTMPFSVREGINIFLDGYVPTENLRFRDASLVFKVAETANEEEVKKMCMYKYPGMKKKMGEFELAIVAGEFTDSEIMVMLGENGTGKTTFIRMLAGRLKPDEGGEVPVLNVSYKPQKISPKSTGSVRQLLHEKIRDAYTHPQFVTDVMKPLQIENIIDQEVQTLSGGELQRVALALCLGKPADVYLIDEPSAYLDSEQRLMAARVVKRFILHAKKTAFVVEHDFIMATYLADRVIVFDGVPSKNTVANSPQTLLAGMNKFLSQLEITFRRDPNNYRPRINKLNSIKDVEQKKSGNYFFLDD from the exons ATGGCGGATAAATTAACAAGAATTGCTATTGTCAACCATGACAAATGTAAACCTAAGAAATGTCGGCAGGAGTGCAAGAAGAGTTGCCCTGTGGTTCGGATGG GAAAATTATGCATAGAGGTTACCGCCCAGAGCAAAATAGCTTGGATTTCTGAAACTCTTTGTATTGGCTGTGGTATTTGTATTAAA aaatgccCCTTTGGCGCCTTATCAATTGTCAACTTACCAAGCAACTtggaaaaagaaacaacacaCCGATATTGTGCCAATGCCTTCAAACTTCACAG GTTGCCTATTCCTCGTCCGGGTGAAGTTTTGGGATTAGTTGGAACTAATGGTATTGGAAAGTcaactgctttaaaaattttagcaGGAAAGCAAAAGCCAAACCTTGGGAAGTATGAT GATCCACCTGATTGGCAAGAAATTCTGACTTACTTCCGTGGATCTGAATTGCAAAATTACTTTACCAAGATTCTTGAAGATGACCTAAAAGCCATTATCAAACCTCAGTACGTAGACCAGATTCCCAAGGCTGCAAAG GGGACAGTGGGGTCTATTTTGGACCGAAAAGATGAAACAAAGACACAAGCAATTGTATGTCAGCAGCTTG ATTTAACCCATCTGAAAGAACGCAATGTTGAAGATCTTTCAGGAGGAGAGTTGCAGAGATTTGCCTGTGCGGTCGTTTGCATACAGAAAGCTGATAT ttttatGTTTGATGAACCTTCTAGTTACCTAGATGTCAAGCAGCGTTTAAAGGCTGCTATTACTATACGATCTCTAATAAATCCAGACAG ATATATCATTGTGGTGGAGCATGATCTAAGTGTATTAGACTACCTCTCTGACTTCATCTGCTGTTTATATGGCGTACCAAGTGCTTACGGTGTTGTCACTATGCCTTTTAGTGTAAGAGAAG GCATAAACATTTTTTTGGATGGCTACGTTCCAACAGAAAACTTGAGATTCAGAGATGCATCACTTGTTTTTAAAGTGGCTGAGACAGCAAATGAAGAAGAAGTTAAAaagatgtgtatgtataaatatcctggaatgaagaaaaagatgGGAGAGTTTGAGTTAGCGATTGTAGCTGGAGAGTTTACAGATTCTGAAATCATGGTGATGCTGGGGGAAAATG GTACTGGTAAAACAACATTTATCAGAATGCTTGCTGGAAGGCTTAAACCTGATGAAGGAG GGGAAGTTCCAGTTCTAAACGTCAGTTATAAGCCACAGAAAATCAGTCCCAAATCAACC GGAAGTGTTCGCCAGCTACTACATGAAAAGATCAGAGATGCTTACACTCATCCACAGTTTGTGACTGACGTAATGAAGCCTCTGCAAATTGAAAACATCATCGATCAAGAG GTGCAGACATTATCTGGTGGTGAACTGCAGCGAGTAGCATTAGCTCTTTGTTTGGGCAAACCTGCTGATGTCTATTTAATTGATGAACCATCTGCATATTTGGATTCTGAGCAAAGATTGATGGCTGCTCGAGTTGTCAAACG TTTCATACTCCATGCTAAGAAGACAGCCTTTGTTGTGGAACATGACTTCATCATGGCCACCTATCTAGCAGATCGAGTCATTGTTTTTGACGGTGTTCCATCCAAGAACACAGTTGCAAACAG TCCTCAAACCCTTTTGGCCGGCATGAATAAATTTTTGTCTCAGCTTGAAATTACATTCAGAAGAGACCCAAACAACTACAGGCCAAGAATAAACAAGCTCAATTCAATCAAG gATGTAGAACAAAAGAAGAGTGGAAACTACTTTTTCTTGGATGATTAA